The following DNA comes from Sorex araneus isolate mSorAra2 chromosome 5, mSorAra2.pri, whole genome shotgun sequence.
GGGTTTCGGTGATGGTACTGAAATGGAGGTGGTTTAAAGCTTGGGTAATGTTGATTGAGACCCAATCGGACATCTGGAtcttttgtctttattccagAAGCCATTATTTTTATGGTTGTATAAAGCTCTTCAGAAGAATCATTTAAGTCCTCTTCTTCCTTAGATGCTTCTAAAGGATCTTCTGGCAAACTCTGCATATGCTCTACGTGGGCTTTGGTGGGATCTGTGAAGTTCTGGGGCCTCAGGGTGCCGCTTTCAAACTCGTGATGTGTGCACACCTTGTCCGGATGGAGATCTCGCTGGTGCTGCTGCAAATTGCACAAAAATGCAAATTCTTTTTTACAAACTGAACACACAAAGATATTCCCAACGCCGTGAAGCAAAAACCGATGTTCTGACAGAGCAGTTTTAGCCTTAAAGAGCTGCACACAGAATTCACATTTGAAGGGCCATTCTTCAGCATGAACTGATAAATGTTTGGTTAGATCTTTAATGGAAAGAAAAGGTGATTCGCAGACATTGCAGACAAAGCTTTTGTTGAACGTTTCCTGAACAATGTCCTGCTCAGCTGCAGGCTGAGGTTCTTCCCTGGGTTTCAGATCTTCATTCTCCAACTCTTCCTGTTTGAAAGATATCACGGGCAGAGAAGCTTCTAGATTATCCCCAGAGGAAACAACAGATGACACTGCTGAGAGAGGTGGTggtgaaggggaagaggaggaagaagaaaatgaagaggaggaagatgaggatgaTGAAGAAAGTGTGGGAGGTCCTGGTGAAGTAGCAGACAACAGTGGCTCCACAGAAGGAATGGGAGATGGCGAGGGAGACACTGTAGGGGAGAGAATTGGAAGTGGAGATTGTGCAGTGGCATTTGAGAGAGGCGAGGGGCACGGCTGAGGAGAGGCACTAGAAGAGGAAGCAGGTAGAGGTACAGTAGGGAGGAGAGGAGGTGGTGGTGTGGCAACAGTTAATactggagggcagggaggaggggaggagggatttGTTGGGATCAAGAGAGGAGGCAGCTGCCCAGAAGAGAGGGAAGATGTCTGCAAGGTAGTTGATGAGGGAGAAACATCGGGCGGGGATGGAACAGTAGGGGCAGGTAAAGTAGTGTCAACACTAACAGCAGCCTCTGGTTGTGGATCTAGCGATTTACAAGGACTCGGGCTCCTAGTCACATCCGGAGTATTTTCTGCAGGTAAGTCAATGCCATTATATTCGTTGAGAAGAACCTTCTGCAGCATGCAGGtggttggtttctttttctttacagcGCTGCAGGGTGGCTGCAccaaatgattttctttaaattccTTTCCTTCAGAATCGCTACAAGGTTTTTTATGCACACTGAGATCTAATACAGATTCCCATTGGACGGGAGTCTTGCCTGCACCCTCAGCTTTCTGTTTTACACCACTGGATAAATCCAGGGGCTGTTGGTTGCAGACATTGCTAAAAGTAGAACTGGCTGCCCACTCTTTAGACACTTTATATTCATCAAAGCATGGGGGGCTCAcagtttctctctcctctctcccagacAAACTCCATGCCGGTGAGCTGCTATGACTTTCTAACTTGGGTTTTTTGGAACTCAGAACCGCCTCAGTCCACACTGCTTTACCATCATTTTGCTTCCCAAAGTCCCGAAGGGCAGGACTATGCTGTGGAGAACTGGGAGGAGAGCTGGTCCGTCGCTTAAACCTACTGGAGGTCACAGGCAGCATGGATGCAGGTGCTGACACACATACAGGACCTAATTTAGGCATTTCCGTTGCTGAAATCCCTGCAGGAGGAGTTAGCTTATCCTGGGTTTGAAGAAGCTGTTTGAGCTTTGACGAAAGATACACACTTTTCTCTTTGTGGAAAGATACTGCCTCCGTTGTTGATATGCTAAGAGGAAGACTTATGGAGCAAGAGGGTGTTACAGGATCAGACTCTGCTTCAGCTTTAATTTGGGGTAACACCGGAGGACTAGCAGTTCTCCTTTTCTTGGACTCACTGTTTGTGCTACTAGAAGGCTCTTTAGAAGGATCATCTACTATAGGAACTTGTGTGGTCTTTATACCTGGAGTAATTTCCACGGTCACTGGGGTAAGTAGGCAATTGATACCATATAGGTCTGCGGAGTTGGATTCCATCTCAATCACATCACAGTTACTAGTGCTGCTGCTAGTTTGAATTTTACCATCAATATAGTAATTTAAGTTTTCAgagatattgctagaaatatccaTGATATACACGTCATctgcctccccttcctcctctggttctgtgcttggtaCGTAGACATTTTGGGAAGGCTGGGCCTGCTCCACAGGAGGCTGTGGCTCTTCCAGGAGGCCTCCTTTTCGTCTTACACCTTTGGGGATCAGATGACGCTCATGAACTCGACGCTGATGCCGTCTCATATTAGTATGAGTCCCAAA
Coding sequences within:
- the PRDM2 gene encoding PR domain zinc finger protein 2 isoform X3; translation: MWEVYYPNLGWMCIDATDPEKGNWLRYVNWACSGEEQNLFPLEINRAIYYKTLKPIAPGEELLVWYNGEDNPEIAAAIEEERASARSKRSSPKSRKGKRKSQENKNKVNKTEDIELKTSEPYSTSANMRDSAEGPKEEEEKPAASAAGQTAVPQEVVNQDVLPEPVIPPPACESQTEPEEKLEATNCEVNDLEEEEEEEEEEEDELEEEGEDEADTPNGSSVKEPEIRCDEKLEDLLEEPKITSNEILEDSPEVPPAIKIPKTKEEANGDVFETFMFPCQHCERKFTTKQGLERHMHIHISTINHAFKCKYCGKAFGTQINRRRHERRHEAGLKRKPSLTLQSSEDPADGKVSGDSGTPKSDSNPNLGQDCLILSSEKASQETVNSSVVEENGEVKELHPCKYCKKVFGTHTNMRRHQRRVHERHLIPKGVRRKGGLLEEPQPPVEQAQPSQNVYVPSTEPEEEGEADDVYIMDISSNISENLNYYIDGKIQTSSSTSNCDVIEMESNSADLYGINCLLTPVTVEITPGIKTTQVPIVDDPSKEPSSSTNSESKKRRTASPPVLPQIKAEAESDPVTPSCSISLPLSISTTEAVSFHKEKSVYLSSKLKQLLQTQDKLTPPAGISATEMPKLGPVCVSAPASMLPVTSSRFKRRTSSPPSSPQHSPALRDFGKQNDGKAVWTEAVLSSKKPKLESHSSSPAWSLSGREERETVSPPCFDEYKVSKEWAASSTFSNVCNQQPLDLSSGVKQKAEGAGKTPVQWESVLDLSVHKKPCSDSEGKEFKENHLVQPPCSAVKKKKPTTCMLQKVLLNEYNGIDLPAENTPDVTRSPSPCKSLDPQPEAAVSVDTTLPAPTVPSPPDVSPSSTTLQTSSLSSGQLPPLLIPTNPSSPPPCPPVLTVATPPPPLLPTVPLPASSSSASPQPCPSPLSNATAQSPLPILSPTVSPSPSPIPSVEPLLSATSPGPPTLSSSSSSSSSSFSSSSSSPSPPPLSAVSSVVSSGDNLEASLPVISFKQEELENEDLKPREEPQPAAEQDIVQETFNKSFVCNVCESPFLSIKDLTKHLSVHAEEWPFKCEFCVQLFKAKTALSEHRFLLHGVGNIFVCSVCKKEFAFLCNLQQHQRDLHPDKVCTHHEFESGTLRPQNFTDPTKAHVEHMQSLPEDPLEASKEEEDLNDSSEELYTTIKIMASGIKTKDPDVRLGLNQHYPSFKPPPFQYHHRNPMGIGVTATNFTTHNIPQTFTTAIRCTKCGKGVDNMPELHKHILACASASDKKRYTPKKNPVPLKQTVQPKNGVVVLDNSGKNAFRRMGQPKRLNFSVELTKMSSNKLKLNALKKKNQLVQKAILQKNKSAKQKADLKNASSTSSHICPYCNREFTYIGSLNKHAAFSCPQKPLSPSKKKVAHSSKKGGHSSSASSDKNNSNSHRRRTADAEIKMQSMQAPLGKTRARSSGPTQVPLPSSSFRSKQNVKFAASVKSKKPSSSLRNSSPIRMAKITHVEGKKPKAVAKNHSAQLSSKTSRSLHVRVQKSKAVLQSKSTLASKKRTDRFNVKSRERSGGPITRSLQLAAATDSSENRREDGNGRQELKDFSYSLRLASRCAPTAPYITRQCRNIKATAAAQFQGPLFKE
- the PRDM2 gene encoding PR domain zinc finger protein 2 isoform X4, with protein sequence MRDSAEGPKEEEEKPAASAAGQTAVPQEVVNQDVLPEPVIPPPACESQTEPEEKLEATNCEVNDLEEEEEEEEEEEDELEEEGEDEADTPNGSSVKEPEIRCDEKLEDLLEEPKITSNEILEDSPEVPPAIKIPKTKEEANGDVFETFMFPCQHCERKFTTKQGLERHMHIHISTINHAFKCKYCGKAFGTQINRRRHERRHEAGLKRKPSLTLQSSEDPADGKVSGDSGTPKSDSNPNLGQDCLILSSEKASQETVNSSVVEENGEVKELHPCKYCKKVFGTHTNMRRHQRRVHERHLIPKGVRRKGGLLEEPQPPVEQAQPSQNVYVPSTEPEEEGEADDVYIMDISSNISENLNYYIDGKIQTSSSTSNCDVIEMESNSADLYGINCLLTPVTVEITPGIKTTQVPIVDDPSKEPSSSTNSESKKRRTASPPVLPQIKAEAESDPVTPSCSISLPLSISTTEAVSFHKEKSVYLSSKLKQLLQTQDKLTPPAGISATEMPKLGPVCVSAPASMLPVTSSRFKRRTSSPPSSPQHSPALRDFGKQNDGKAVWTEAVLSSKKPKLESHSSSPAWSLSGREERETVSPPCFDEYKVSKEWAASSTFSNVCNQQPLDLSSGVKQKAEGAGKTPVQWESVLDLSVHKKPCSDSEGKEFKENHLVQPPCSAVKKKKPTTCMLQKVLLNEYNGIDLPAENTPDVTRSPSPCKSLDPQPEAAVSVDTTLPAPTVPSPPDVSPSSTTLQTSSLSSGQLPPLLIPTNPSSPPPCPPVLTVATPPPPLLPTVPLPASSSSASPQPCPSPLSNATAQSPLPILSPTVSPSPSPIPSVEPLLSATSPGPPTLSSSSSSSSSSFSSSSSSPSPPPLSAVSSVVSSGDNLEASLPVISFKQEELENEDLKPREEPQPAAEQDIVQETFNKSFVCNVCESPFLSIKDLTKHLSVHAEEWPFKCEFCVQLFKAKTALSEHRFLLHGVGNIFVCSVCKKEFAFLCNLQQHQRDLHPDKVCTHHEFESGTLRPQNFTDPTKAHVEHMQSLPEDPLEASKEEEDLNDSSEELYTTIKIMASGIKTKDPDVRLGLNQHYPSFKPPPFQYHHRNPMGIGVTATNFTTHNIPQTFTTAIRCTKCGKGVDNMPELHKHILACASASDKKRYTPKKNPVPLKQTVQPKNGVVVLDNSGKNAFRRMGQPKRLNFSVELTKMSSNKLKLNALKKKNQLVQKAILQKNKSAKQKADLKNASSTSSHICPYCNREFTYIGSLNKHAAFSCPQKPLSPSKKKVAHSSKKGGHSSSASSDKNNSNSHRRRTADAEIKMQSMQAPLGKTRARSSGPTQVPLPSSSFRSKQNVKFAASVKSKKPSSSLRNSSPIRMAKITHVEGKKPKAVAKNHSAQLSSKTSRSLHVRVQKSKAVLQSKSTLASKKRTDRFNVKSRERSGGPITRSLQLAAATDSSENRREDGNGRQELKDFSYSLRLASRCAPTAPYITRQCRNIKATAAAQFQGPLFKE